Genomic segment of Kibdelosporangium phytohabitans:
TCGCGCGCGCCGCCGAGTTGCCCGCTCTCGGCGAGATCGAACGCGCCGCGGACGGTGTGTTCTCGTCGGCCGGCATCGTGTTCCCACCCGGCCCGGCCGTGGTCGAGACCGCGACCGACCCGGCGGACGTGCTGGTCACGGGCGACCCGCCGGTGGCGTTCGCCTACACCGGTCAGCTCGACGACCACTTGCACCTGCACCAGATCGCTGTCGATCCCGCGCACGCGAAGCGGGGGATCGGCACCGCGCTGATGCGGGCGGTCTTCGCCCGGGCCGGGGCGCGGGCGGTGACGCTGACGACGTTCGCCGACGTGCCGTGGAACGGCCCCTGGTACCGCAAGCTCGGCTTCACCGTGTTCGACGAACCAGGCCCTGAACTGGCCGGACTCGTGATCGAGGAGCGCGAAGCCGGGCTGGACGCGCTCGGCGAACGCCTGGTGATGATCCGGCGGTCACCGAGCGGAACATAACGGACACATCCCGCGATCTGTTGCTGATCACGCGTGAAGGCCTAACCTCCTTGTAAGCAGGGTCACACCGGTGGTTGGGATGGAGGCGCCTGATGCGGATTGCCGACTTGTTGCGCAGCAAAGGGTCCAACGTGGCGACAGCCGAACCGGGCACCCCGGTGAGAGTGCTGCTCGCCGCGCTCGCCGAGTACAACATCGGCGCGATGGTCGTCATGGCCGCTGACGACAGCGTGGCTGGGATCGTCTCGGAACGGGACGTCGTGCGCGGCCTGAACGAATACGGAGCGGGGCTGCTCGACGTGCCGGTCGACGACATCATGAGCACCGAGGTGTTCACGTGCGGCTCCGAGGACTCGGTCGACAGCCTGAGCGTGCTGATGACCGAGCGCCGGATCCGGCACGTGCCGGTGGTCGACGGCGGCAGGCTGGCGGGCATCGTCAGCATCGGTGACGTGGTCAAGAGCCGGATCAAGAAGCTGGAAGAGGACCAGCAGCAGCTCGAGGCCTACATCACCCAGGGATAGCGGCCCTGACCCGGTCGCGTTCGGCGTCGGTCAGCTCGACGCCGAACGTGCCGGGCAGGACGTCGAGGATCTCGGTCGTCGTCAGGGTGCGCTTGTCGGTCCGGCCACCGGGCTCCGCCGTGGTCAGCTCGGTACCGACCAGGGTCTGCCGGTGCTCGGGCGTGGTCGACTGCACGATCAGGCGACCGACGAACGGCGAATCCGGCGAGTTCGCCACGTAGAAGTTGGCCGCCGTGAAGTCGCACAGGTACTGGCGCTCGGTCGTGAAGCCGTACAGGTCGAACCACTCACCCGCGGTCAGCGACTGCAGGACCCACTGCTCATCGACCCTGGTCAGCCGGAAGGTCCACGCGCCCTGCCGCATGGTGCCTTCCTCGAACGGCATCGGCTCGAGCAGGCAGCCGCCGCCCCAGCCGACATCCGTGACCCACTGGCGGCCGTCGACCTCGGCGATGGCCATCATGTGCGTCTTCGGCCTGGCAGGCCCGCCGCCGACGCGCGGCCGCGCGGTCAGCCGTTGGACGGAGATGCCGAGCCGCTCCAGCGCGGCCGTGTACAGCAGGTTGTGCTCGTAGCAGTAACCACCGCGCGTGCGGTCCAGCAGCTTCGCCTGGATGCTCGCCATGTCGAGCTTCGGCGTGGAGCCGAGCAGGACGTCGACGTTCTCGAAAGGGATGGCTCTGACGTGCGCCGAGTGCACGGATCTCAACGAGGGCTCGGTGACGCCGATCTTGCGCAGATACGCGTCGAGGTCGAGCTCGTCGACCGCCCACTCTGACATCGTCTACTCCCGCCAACCCAGTAGTTCCACACCGCGAGCCACGTCGACCCGGAAGCCGACCCGGATCCCGGCGCTCGAACCGGCGTCCAGTTCCAGCTGCCACGTCAGCTCACCGAGGTCGGTGCGCCGCTGCGGCTCCGGCGAGCAGCTGACGTCCCTGACCGCGATCCCGTCGTCCCGCGACACCGGGATTTGGTCAACAACGGTGACCTTCGTCGCCCGCCTGCCGTAATTGTGGATCTCGACGAGGTATTCCGCCTCCCGGCGCCTGGTGCCGCCGATCACAGCCTTGCCCGCGGTGCGGCGGACGAGTTCGCGCTCGACCCGGATGGAGTCGTCGACGCCCAGGTTGAGCTCGGTCTCCTCGCCGGGTGCCCAGGTGTCCAGAGTGGTCGTGCCGACGAACTCGGTGCCGTGGAAGACCGACGCCTTGCCGGGGCGGAGCGTGTGCTCGGAGCTGTTCACGGCGGTGGCGCGCAGGAACGCCTCCAGCCCCTGCACCGGCGCGGTGACGTGGTCGATCGTCGCCTCCAGCGCCAAGACCGCCACAGTCGCACGGTGAGCCGTGCCGTCCGATGGCACGGCGACATGCCCGGCCGGACGGTAGGTCGTGGCCGCTTCGCCGTGCTCAACAGCCATCACGGGCTGCGGCGCCGCCGCGTCGAGCGCCATACCTCCGTAAACCGCGTGTTCAGCGGCGACCATCGGTGCGGGCGGCGGCAACGGGCGCTGGCGGTCGAGGTACCACGGCGTCAACTCGGGGATCGTCGCGGTGACCGCGGGACGGGCGGTCGACAACGCGAGCTCGCACTCCGGCCAGTCCTCACCGGTGAACTGGGTGACCTCGGCGTACCAGGTGAGCGCGAGGGCCTGGCCGTCGAGGCGGATGTCGTAGCCGGACGACCACGCCGCCTGGTTGACCACATAGGACAGTTCAAGCTCGCCGGAGCCCTCGACGTCGACCAGCACGGCATGCCGGTCCGGGGAATGGTGGGCGTTGAGCGTGGCCAGTTCCCGGCCGACGGCGTCGAACTCCTCCTGGACACGCAGGCGCCGCTCGGCCAGTTCCCGTTTTCGCCCAAGCACTTGCCCGAGCTGATCACCGAGCGCGCCGGTGAGGTCGGCGACACGGTCGGGCTGGATCTCGCCCTTGGCCAACGCTTTCGCGAACGAGCCACCAGCCTTGTGACCGAGCCTGTCCAGCAGTCCGGCCCGGCTGTCCTCCACAGCGGCGTGGTCGGCCAGTTCCTGCAAACGAGCGGTGAGGTCCCTCGCTGTCTGTTCGAGCTCGGCGACGCGACCGTCCTCCGAGCGCGGGTTCTGCTCGACGACGACATCGACACCCAGCACGGTCACCTGACCGCCGACCCGCACGGAGTCACTGACCAGGTCCAACGGCAACCCGCCGATCCGCAGCCGACCTCCGACGTCGACGGAGGCACGGCGCGTCACGCGGGCTTGCCCGGGATAGACGGTAACGGCCACAATGGGTGCTTCCACAGTGCTGGTCACGTCGCGAGGCTACCGCCATACTGTGACAGTCACCCGTTGTCGAAGGGCCCCGGCGGGCCACACCGCCGTCATGACAATGACTGATGTCAAGGAGCACACCCCGAAGCGCGGATGAGCGCCCAGATGTGGGTGCGGACCCCGGCAGAGATCCGCCGCCAACGGCGCAGGAAAGCCCACCGCTGCCTGAACCACCTGATCATCGCGCCCCTCTGGCCCATGCACGGCGCGAACCTCGGGACATTGCTGCGAACGTGTGACGCGGTCGGGGCGTGCCTGGCGGTTCCCCGTTATCCGTGGGTTCCCCAGGCACTGGAAACCGGCAACACGTTGCGGCAGCCGTCGTGCGTGCACTGGGTCAACAACCCGCTGCGGTGGTTGCGTTCGCAGCGAACTTCGGGGAGCCATGTCGTCGGCGTCGAGTTGACCGACGAGTCGGTTCGGTTGGCTTCGCTGCCCGCCGCTCGCCGCCGGACTGTGGTGGTCCTCGGGCACGAGCGGGATGGCATACCTGTTGAGGCGACTTCGCTGTTGGATGTGGCGGTGGAGATTCCCATGGTGGGAACTGGTATGAGCCTCAACGTGGCGGTGGCGGGTTCGCTGGTCGCCTACAAGCTCGCGGGACTCGTGTAGGCAGTGAGGGCTCGCCAGGCGGATGCGTTGACAAGGAGGATTCCGGCGTCGCGATTCTTGGTGTCACGAATCGCGACGGCACCGGGGACAAGGGCGACTTCGACGCATGCGGACTCCGACCCGCTGGAACTGGACTTCCGCCACCGGGCTGTCTCAAGATTCATCTTGTCTCAGCTTCTGTCGTAGTAGGCGGCCTTGTCGGCCAGGAAATTCACCGATTCGAGTGGGTCCAGCGCTTCCTTCGCCAGGGTACCGGCTGCGGACTGGAACGAGGCCACGTGTTCCGGCTCGTCTATGAACCCTGACGACCGCTTGTGCTCCAGCAGAACAATGGGGCGGTCCTTGCGAAACTCCAGAGTCATGAACGAGCCGTCGAGGCCGGTATGAGCCCCGTGGGCGAACGGGATCACTCGCACTTCGATGTTGGGGTACACGACGAGGGAGATGATGTGACGTAGCTGTGCCGCCATGACTCGCGGCCCACCGACCGGCCGACTGATGGCAGCCTCGTCGATGATGGTCACGTACCTTGGGCAGGTAGGCAGGGTGAGGAGCCGCTGCCGGTCGAGGCGAGTGTCAGCCATGGACTTGGCGGTCGCCTCGGAGAACTGGAACCCCGACATGAGCGCGTGGATGTACTCCGGTGTCTGCATAAGGCCGGGGACGCGGAGCATCGCGACGTCGACAATGCGAGTTGCTTCAGCCTCGAAGGTGATCAAGGCACGCAGGTGCTCGGAGCGCACATCACCTGTCGTCTCCCACCAATCCGGTAGGTTCGCTTCGCGGGCCATCGTGAGCAGCCGTTTCCGCTCCGGGCCCGTCACGCCGTAGGCGACCAGCAGTGCCGACACGTCTTCCGGGTTGGCTGCGCGGTTGCCGGGTTCCATGCGGTTCAGGGTCGCGGGGGACATACCCACCCGTCTCGCCGCTTCCCTGGTGTTCAACCCCGCCGCGTGCCGGAAATCCTTCAGTTCGGCCGCAAGCCCACGGGTCCTTGCCGTTCCGCGCTTCTTCTGCATGCGCGCATCACATCGTGCGGATCTTGGTCCGCGCCACTACACGATCGAGTCACTTGTCTCCAGTGGCGGGACAACAAGGCGCTGGCAGAAAACCGGATGCTGTGAGGATTCTCGGCTGGCACCATCTCCTGCGGTACCGCAGGGGTTGGAGGGCGCCGCGAACAAGGAGCTGACCGGGTGGTTGAAGGACCGAAACCTGAAGGGGTTCCTGATCGCGCTGTCCGACATCGCCGGATACCGCTTCGACGAGTGGGACTGGGACGCCTTCGTGGCACGCATGTCGGACCGGCCCGAGTGGTTCACCTATCCGCTGGCAGGTCGGGCGACCGTTGAGGTCGCCGTCGCACGGGACGCGGAGGAAGGCCATGTCGGTCTCCGGCTGTCCGTTCCCGGCGATGACCCCTGTCTCGCCGAGAAGATCGAAGTCGCGTGGCGGATCTTCAACCACTTCGACGTGTCGGCGGTCGCCGACTTCATCGTGTAGAGCACCGCCAGGCCAACCCCTAATCTGACGGCATCTTCCCAACGTGTCAGTCGCGGATAGCTGCTACCTGCTCGGCGCTACGAGCTGTGCACGTGCGGACCCACAGCTCATAGCCGCCCAGTGCCCTGCTGCAGTTCCAGCCAGTCCAACGGCCTGCCTGGGCGCCGCTGCTGCCTGCCCAGTCGCAGCTCCGCTTGCTGCTGAAGCCTTCCTCCTGCTTCCTGTACGGCGTGCAGCCCTGCACTGCCACAACATCTGCCACGCCTTCTGCCGCGCATGCTTCCGCTGACGCGATCGCCGGTTGCACCACTGCCAACGAACCGGCTGTGACTGCCGCCAGGACCGCGCCCCGGACCATCATTCGAATGCTCACGCCCCGCAGTCTCGCATGATCTTGTTCGGCTTCCACTGCGGGGAAGCTCACATGCTCAGTCCGCGTGCAGGGTTATCGTCGTCCAGGCTCCAATGTGGATTCTATCGCCGTCCTCCAGCGAACGCGGGGTGTTGGGTTTCAACGTGTCCCTGCGGTGGTTCAGGGTTGTCCCGTTCGCCGAGTTGATGTCCACTATGGCCCAGCCGCCGTCCGGTTGCGCCACCAGCAACGCGTGCAGCCTCGACACCCCTGGGTCCTCCGGCGGCCCGGTGAGGTCGATGTCCGGCTGGATTCCCCTCGTCGCGCTCCTGCGGCCGATGCTCACCTGTTCGCCGTGCAGTTCGAAGTGCCTGTCCGGGCAGTAGGGCGGGAACATGATCGAGTCCGCGTCCGGCCCTCCGTCGGCTTTCACGCTCTCGTAGTACTTCCTGTCCGCCGACACCACCACCGACCACGTTCCGGCAGTGCGCGCCGGAGCCGGCGGTGCGGGGACTGGTTGCTCAAGCGGTGGTGCCGTTTGCCGCGGTGGGGGAGTGGCCAACGAGTCCGCGCCGCAGTCCTCGCAGAAGCGGTCGTCCAGCGGTGCCCCGCACACCGGGCATTCCCTTGCTCGCGCGGGTTCCGGGGCCGGGGGTGGTGCGGACGGGGCCTCAGCCAGTCCGCAGATCTCGCAGAAGCCGTCTTCTCCCCATGAGTGCTCGCAGTCCGCCATCAGTCCTCCTCGGACTTGCGGCCGACCCGTTTGGTCACCTGTGATCTGCTTTCCAGCGTCATCGCGTCCACCGTGGCGACCTCACGCTTGAGCCGGATCGTGCCGTGCACCGGGTCCACCACCTCGACGACCTTCGCCAGGAGTTTCGCGGTGTCCTCGTGCCCGGATTCGTGCGCGAGCTTCACCGCGCGGCCCAGTTTCGCCGTCGCCGACTCGATCTGGCCGGCCCGCTGGGCCTCCAGGCCCTCCTCGATCGCGGACGCCAGCTCCGCCTGGCCGGTGTAGTGCGCCACCTCGGGGTTGATCTTCGTCGACAACGCCGTGTCGTCCGTCCACACCGCGAGCACCTGGCCCTTGCCGAGCACGTCACCCGTCGCCGACACCAGGCTCACGCGGGCCGCCAGCATCTTGTCGCCGACGTTCGCCGGGTTGACCTGCACGCACACGTGGTAGTCACGGCTCTCCGAACCCCACGCGCCCGTCGGGTAGTCGCCGCTGCGGGCAGCCGACTCCACGCGGCGGTCGGTCAGGTCCGTCAGGGTCGGCTCGACCTGCTTGACGAACTTCACGGTCGCGCCCTGCGGTGTCCACAGCCGCAGCGACACGTCCGCGACCTCTTTGCCCATCGCGTTCGACGTCATCGCGCGGAAGTCGGCTTCGAGGTCCGCCGGCTCCGCGACGATGTCCACTGTGCCCAGCAGCGCGGTCGAGATCTTCCGCAGCTCCTTGACTTCCCAGTCCGTGCCCACGCCACGGCAGTCGCACACGAACTGGCCCGTCACGCCTTCGAGGATGCGTTCGAGCTTCTTCGGCCGCTCGTGGACGTTCTGACCGTCGGTCAGCAGGATCGCGTGCCGCAACGGGCTCGTCTGCGTCGCGAACAGCTCACGCGCCAGCAGCAGCCATTCGCCCATCGCCGTACCGCCGTCTGCCCGCAACGCGTTCACCGCGCGCTTGGCTTCCTCACGCGATAACGCCGTTGCCGGGCGCATGCCCAGCCGTGGCGGGTACACGAGGTCGGCCCGTTCGGAACCCGAGACGACCGCGAAGTTCACGCCGTCGCGCAACGCGTCGATCGCCGCCGCGGTGGCGCGTTTGGCCGCCGCGAGTTTCGTCGCGGGGTGCTGCATCGAGCCGGAGGTGTCGATGATGATCACCTCGGCGGCGTCGGCTCCCGCTGACGCCGCCGGCGTGGCGTTGCCCGACGCCGTCACGGTGACGATCGCGTTGACCTCGGCCGAGCCTTGCGGCAGGTACTCGTTCTGGTAGACCTCGACCTGGAAATCCGTCACGGCACACGCCCCTCCCAAGGTATGACCACGACAGTGATGTTGTCGTGTCCGCCGAGCTCGTTGGCAATGCTCGTCAACTCGGCCGCGACTTTCAACGGTTCCGCGTCGGAAACCCTGGCCGCCAAAGACTCCGCGTCCGGCAGATAGTTCCACAGGCCGTCGCTGCACAGCAGCAGCCGCCCGGGCGCCTCCGGCTGGATGACGACCACGTGCGGCGGTGCCTGCTCGGCGTCCGCGCCGACCCAGCGGGCCAGCGCGTGCGCGTTCAGGCTCGCGGACGCCTCGGCCTCGTCCATCCCGGCGGCCACGAGCTGCGCGACCAGTGTGTCGTCCGTGGTCAGCCTGCGCGACGGCACATCGGGCGACGAGGACACCCAATACGCCCTGCTGTCACCGATCCAGCCGACAGTGATCTCGGACTGCGTCACGACCGCGGACACCAGAGTGCACGACGGCGCGGTGTCCGGCGAGTTCGGGCGCGCCAGCTCGCCGACCGACTCGTAGGCCGCCGCCGCGCCGTCGTCGGTCGCGGAGCGGGGGGACGAACCGGACAGCAGAGCGTCCACAATGGCCTCGATGGCGGCGTCGACCGCGGCTTGCGAAGCCGAGTCGGCCCGTTCGGTCGAACCGACGCCGTCGCACACGACAGTCACGACCGCCTGCGGGGCGTCCACGGGCCCGACCACCCCGAACGCCATGGAGTCCTCGTTGCGGGCACGTGAGCGGCCACGGTCGCTCACCCCGGCCACCAGCTCCAGGTCGAACTCCATCCGGTCACGGCCGGTCGGCTGCGCCCGGCCGCACGTCTCGCAGTACCCGTCCGAGCTCACCGCGCCGCCGCAGCCGACGCATCCCGCGCCGCCGACCCGGCCGATCGGCCCGCCGGACGGCGTCCTGCGCAGCTGGAGGCTGCCACCGCAGTTCTCGCAGTAGCGGTCGGTCGCCTCAGCCGGTTCTCCGCAGTCAGGGCAGTTCACGTGTTTCGCTTCTCCCGCTCAGATCCAGGTCTTCGGCCGGATCCGGTTGGCATGGTCGACCAGCGCGATGCGCTCCCGGCGAGTGGGAGCTTGCCGGGCCAGGGTCCGATACCACTTTTCCAGGCCGCGCCGGAGATCGTCTTCGACCAGCCGGCATCCCAACACCGTTCCAGATGCCCCGGCAGGCCCGCCACGGACCCAGGAGTAAGCCGATTCCAGCAGGTCACGGGACGCGTGGGCGCGCCGGGCGTCGTCGAGTTCCAGCCCCGCCAGCTGCCCGCCCGCCGCGACGAGATCCTGCTCGCTCAGCCCGTCCGACCGCGAAATGCCTGTCCGCGCCCGGATCGCCGCCAGTTGCGCAGCCACGTGGTGACTCGACGTGTCCGGCACGGAGTTGAGCACGTCGACCGCCTCGCCGCGCTCCTGCTTGGCCAGCAACGCCCGTGCGAGGCCGAAGGCGGCGCTGATGTACGACCGATCCGTGCGCCACACCGTCCGGTAGTACTGGTCGGCGTCGCCCACGTCGCCGGACGCCTCCGCGCACGCCGCGATGGCCAGCTTGGGAGCCGCTTCACCCGGAAGCATGTCGTACACGCTCTCGAACGCCATCCGCGCCTGATCCGCGCTGCCCGCCGTGAGCGCCGCCAGGCCGCGGTGCCAGCCCAGCCGCCAGTCGCCCGGCTCGACCTTGGTCGTGTTCAGCAGCGTCTTCGTCGCGGCGTGGTCGCCCAGTTCGATGTACGCGCGTGCCAGCCGCAGCTTGACCTCCACGCTCTGCACCGGCGCGGCCTTGAGCTCGTCCACCAGTTCCCGCGTGCTGTTCGTGGCGACCCCGGCGAGGAACGCCGCGCCCGGGTCCGACGCGTCGATCCTGGGGATCGGCAGCGATCCCGCGATCACTGCGAGGCCGGGCGCGGTCAGCGCGACACCGAAGCTGCGGCGCTCCGGCGTGAACTCGACCGAGATGCCCGCCCGCGGCTGGCCGTCCCCGGCGGCCGCGACCTCGCGGAACACGCCCTCCAGCTGGTCGCGCATCTCCTCGGCCGACGGGAAACGCTGTGCCGGATCCTTGTGCGTGGCACGCAGAAGCAGCCGGTAGTACGACTCGAACTCCGCCAGCAGCGGCTGTTCCGCCGCGCCGGGCAGCGAAGTCTTGTAGGTGGCGTGGAAGTCGAACGGGAACGTCATCACGGCCAGCGCGCGCCCGACGGTGTACACGTCGGTCACCGGCGACGGCAGTTCCTTGCCGACCTCCGGCGCCTGGTAGCCGGTCGTGCCGTAGATCGGGCTGTTCTCGTCGTCGACGTGCCGCACCGCGCCGAGGTCGATCAGCTTGAGCTGCTCCTCGACCTGGATCACGTTGTCCGGCTTGAAGTCGCAGTACACCAGGCCCATGCCGTGCAGGTAGCCCAGTGCGGGCAGGATCTCCAGCGTGTACGCGATCGCCTGCGTCAGCGGCAGGCACGCGGTCTGGTCGCCGTGCGTGCGCAGCCGTTTGACCATGTCCTTGATGGACTCGCCGCCGACGTACTCCATCACGATGTAGCCGGTGGTCGTCTCGTCGTGCTGGTGCTCGGCGAAGTTGATGATCCGCACGATGTTCGGGTGCTCGACCTGCGCGAGGAACCGGCGTTCGGCCATCGCGGCGGCCATCGCGTCCGCGTCACCGGTGTCGAGCAGGCCCTTGAGCACCACCCAGCGGTCGTCGACGGCGCGGTCGAGCGCCAGGTAGATCCAGCCGAGCCCGCCGTGCGCGATGCAGCCGAGCACCTCGTACTGCCCGGCGACCATGTCACCCGGCGCCAGCTTGGGCGTGAAGTCGAAGTGGTGCCCGCACTTGGCGCAGAACCCGCTGACCCGGCCGGGCCTGCCTTCCCTGCCACGGCCCACTTTCGTGCCGCACTTGCTGCAGAACCGCTTGTTCTCGGGCACTTCGGGGTTGTCCATGACGGCTTCGCGCGGGTCGCGCTTGGGCACGCTCGGCACTTCCACGATGCCCCGGCCGAGCAGGCCGCGCCTGGTCGACCGGGTCGAGCCGCGGCGGGAACGGGCGGTGGCGCCGCTGCCGCTGCTGGGCGTGGTCCACGCCGTCGGGTGGCTCGCCGTGGTGGTCCGTGCCGACGAAGACGTGGGCGTGGACATGGATCCGGGGGACGCTGTCGCCGAGGACGCCGGGGCTTCGAGCCCGCACAGGTCGCAGAAGCCGTCCTCGTCCACCGCCCCCTTGCACCCCGAGCGCGGACAGCTGGTCATGACGCGGTCCTCTTTTCCTGGAGTGCCTGCTGGTAGCGGTTGACCGCGCGCGTCGCGGCCGGGAGGTCGCACGGTGTCGTGTACAGCACGCCGTGGGCTGTCCGGTGCAGCTCGGTCAGGTCGAGGTCCTCCGCGTGCCCGAGCCTGCTCGCCTTGGCGCGGTACGCCTCGAGCCGCCCGCGCAGCTCCAGCCGCCGGTCGAGCAGCCCGGTCACCAGGCGCAGCTGCGTGCGCGCCTCGGCCAGCGCGCTGGTGGAGTCCCGTTCGAGCGCTTCGAGGCCCGCTGCCAGCTCACGCCATTGGCCCGCCCGCCACAGGTGGGGCAGCTCGGTCAGCCGTGCCCGCAGCGGCCCGGTGGAATCGTTGGGACGCGCCAACCCTGGTGACGCGATCTTCTGCATGACGGTGGCGTACGCGACTTCGGCCTCGTCGCAGGCGCCGCCGACCTCGCCGAGCAGCGCCTCGATCCGGGCCATCCGGTCGTCGAACGTGTCCTTCGCCGACGACAGCCGGTGCAGCCGCGACCGCACGTCCTCCAGGTCGCCCGCCAGCCGGTCCCACCACTGCGTGGACTGTCCCGCGTCCAGCGCCATGGGGTCGGCCAGCGCCAGCTCCCTGATGTGCCCGAGGTCCCGCGCGATCCCGGCCAGCGCGGGGTCGTCGACGCCGAGCGACGTGGCCAGCGCGGACACCGTGCGCAGCTGCGTCTCCAGCGGGTCGATCTGCCCGATCGTCGTC
This window contains:
- a CDS encoding GNAT family N-acetyltransferase; the protein is MISAARIARAAELPALGEIERAADGVFSSAGIVFPPGPAVVETATDPADVLVTGDPPVAFAYTGQLDDHLHLHQIAVDPAHAKRGIGTALMRAVFARAGARAVTLTTFADVPWNGPWYRKLGFTVFDEPGPELAGLVIEEREAGLDALGERLVMIRRSPSGT
- a CDS encoding CBS domain-containing protein: MRIADLLRSKGSNVATAEPGTPVRVLLAALAEYNIGAMVVMAADDSVAGIVSERDVVRGLNEYGAGLLDVPVDDIMSTEVFTCGSEDSVDSLSVLMTERRIRHVPVVDGGRLAGIVSIGDVVKSRIKKLEEDQQQLEAYITQG
- a CDS encoding arylamine N-acetyltransferase family protein; protein product: MSEWAVDELDLDAYLRKIGVTEPSLRSVHSAHVRAIPFENVDVLLGSTPKLDMASIQAKLLDRTRGGYCYEHNLLYTAALERLGISVQRLTARPRVGGGPARPKTHMMAIAEVDGRQWVTDVGWGGGCLLEPMPFEEGTMRQGAWTFRLTRVDEQWVLQSLTAGEWFDLYGFTTERQYLCDFTAANFYVANSPDSPFVGRLIVQSTTPEHRQTLVGTELTTAEPGGRTDKRTLTTTEILDVLPGTFGVELTDAERDRVRAAIPG
- a CDS encoding mucoidy inhibitor MuiA family protein, encoding MTSTVEAPIVAVTVYPGQARVTRRASVDVGGRLRIGGLPLDLVSDSVRVGGQVTVLGVDVVVEQNPRSEDGRVAELEQTARDLTARLQELADHAAVEDSRAGLLDRLGHKAGGSFAKALAKGEIQPDRVADLTGALGDQLGQVLGRKRELAERRLRVQEEFDAVGRELATLNAHHSPDRHAVLVDVEGSGELELSYVVNQAAWSSGYDIRLDGQALALTWYAEVTQFTGEDWPECELALSTARPAVTATIPELTPWYLDRQRPLPPPAPMVAAEHAVYGGMALDAAAPQPVMAVEHGEAATTYRPAGHVAVPSDGTAHRATVAVLALEATIDHVTAPVQGLEAFLRATAVNSSEHTLRPGKASVFHGTEFVGTTTLDTWAPGEETELNLGVDDSIRVERELVRRTAGKAVIGGTRRREAEYLVEIHNYGRRATKVTVVDQIPVSRDDGIAVRDVSCSPEPQRRTDLGELTWQLELDAGSSAGIRVGFRVDVARGVELLGWRE
- a CDS encoding TrmH family RNA methyltransferase, with product MSAQMWVRTPAEIRRQRRRKAHRCLNHLIIAPLWPMHGANLGTLLRTCDAVGACLAVPRYPWVPQALETGNTLRQPSCVHWVNNPLRWLRSQRTSGSHVVGVELTDESVRLASLPAARRRTVVVLGHERDGIPVEATSLLDVAVEIPMVGTGMSLNVAVAGSLVAYKLAGLV
- a CDS encoding DUF397 domain-containing protein, translated to MNLETARWRKSSSSGSESACVEVALVPGAVAIRDTKNRDAGILLVNASAWRALTAYTSPASL
- a CDS encoding helix-turn-helix domain-containing protein, coding for MQKKRGTARTRGLAAELKDFRHAAGLNTREAARRVGMSPATLNRMEPGNRAANPEDVSALLVAYGVTGPERKRLLTMAREANLPDWWETTGDVRSEHLRALITFEAEATRIVDVAMLRVPGLMQTPEYIHALMSGFQFSEATAKSMADTRLDRQRLLTLPTCPRYVTIIDEAAISRPVGGPRVMAAQLRHIISLVVYPNIEVRVIPFAHGAHTGLDGSFMTLEFRKDRPIVLLEHKRSSGFIDEPEHVASFQSAAGTLAKEALDPLESVNFLADKAAYYDRS
- a CDS encoding FHA domain-containing protein, giving the protein MVSADRKYYESVKADGGPDADSIMFPPYCPDRHFELHGEQVSIGRRSATRGIQPDIDLTGPPEDPGVSRLHALLVAQPDGGWAIVDINSANGTTLNHRRDTLKPNTPRSLEDGDRIHIGAWTTITLHAD
- a CDS encoding vWA domain-containing protein; amino-acid sequence: MTDFQVEVYQNEYLPQGSAEVNAIVTVTASGNATPAASAGADAAEVIIIDTSGSMQHPATKLAAAKRATAAAIDALRDGVNFAVVSGSERADLVYPPRLGMRPATALSREEAKRAVNALRADGGTAMGEWLLLARELFATQTSPLRHAILLTDGQNVHERPKKLERILEGVTGQFVCDCRGVGTDWEVKELRKISTALLGTVDIVAEPADLEADFRAMTSNAMGKEVADVSLRLWTPQGATVKFVKQVEPTLTDLTDRRVESAARSGDYPTGAWGSESRDYHVCVQVNPANVGDKMLAARVSLVSATGDVLGKGQVLAVWTDDTALSTKINPEVAHYTGQAELASAIEEGLEAQRAGQIESATAKLGRAVKLAHESGHEDTAKLLAKVVEVVDPVHGTIRLKREVATVDAMTLESRSQVTKRVGRKSEED
- a CDS encoding PP2C family serine/threonine-protein phosphatase gives rise to the protein MNCPDCGEPAEATDRYCENCGGSLQLRRTPSGGPIGRVGGAGCVGCGGAVSSDGYCETCGRAQPTGRDRMEFDLELVAGVSDRGRSRARNEDSMAFGVVGPVDAPQAVVTVVCDGVGSTERADSASQAAVDAAIEAIVDALLSGSSPRSATDDGAAAAYESVGELARPNSPDTAPSCTLVSAVVTQSEITVGWIGDSRAYWVSSSPDVPSRRLTTDDTLVAQLVAAGMDEAEASASLNAHALARWVGADAEQAPPHVVVIQPEAPGRLLLCSDGLWNYLPDAESLAARVSDAEPLKVAAELTSIANELGGHDNITVVVIPWEGRVP
- a CDS encoding serine/threonine-protein kinase, which produces MTSCPRSGCKGAVDEDGFCDLCGLEAPASSATASPGSMSTPTSSSARTTTASHPTAWTTPSSGSGATARSRRGSTRSTRRGLLGRGIVEVPSVPKRDPREAVMDNPEVPENKRFCSKCGTKVGRGREGRPGRVSGFCAKCGHHFDFTPKLAPGDMVAGQYEVLGCIAHGGLGWIYLALDRAVDDRWVVLKGLLDTGDADAMAAAMAERRFLAQVEHPNIVRIINFAEHQHDETTTGYIVMEYVGGESIKDMVKRLRTHGDQTACLPLTQAIAYTLEILPALGYLHGMGLVYCDFKPDNVIQVEEQLKLIDLGAVRHVDDENSPIYGTTGYQAPEVGKELPSPVTDVYTVGRALAVMTFPFDFHATYKTSLPGAAEQPLLAEFESYYRLLLRATHKDPAQRFPSAEEMRDQLEGVFREVAAAGDGQPRAGISVEFTPERRSFGVALTAPGLAVIAGSLPIPRIDASDPGAAFLAGVATNSTRELVDELKAAPVQSVEVKLRLARAYIELGDHAATKTLLNTTKVEPGDWRLGWHRGLAALTAGSADQARMAFESVYDMLPGEAAPKLAIAACAEASGDVGDADQYYRTVWRTDRSYISAAFGLARALLAKQERGEAVDVLNSVPDTSSHHVAAQLAAIRARTGISRSDGLSEQDLVAAGGQLAGLELDDARRAHASRDLLESAYSWVRGGPAGASGTVLGCRLVEDDLRRGLEKWYRTLARQAPTRRERIALVDHANRIRPKTWI